The genomic window tcatcagaagggcagtAAGGTTgttgtagaggcccttcgtgatcgaatccccctccggcagagtgccggaaaagaccccaagatgggatctcatgggaagagaggcttgcggcgacggaaaagtattttggtggacgcttctgatgttgggggaatatttgagaatatacaGAGGTGGAACTAGGCTCAagggactcccgaggggcccataaGCCAGAGGCACGCCccggaggcttgtggcctcctcgtgactcttctggccctctctccaagtcacactcatcataaagttttgttccgtttggactccgtttgacaatCTTTTTCTGTAAATGTCAAAAATACGAaaaaaactgacactgggctctaggttaatagattagtcccaaaaataatataaatagcatattaatacatataaaacatccaaaatagataatataatagcatgaaataattaAAAAATATAAATACGTTGAAGATGTATCAGACCCACTTAACAACAGCGTGGGGTATATCAACCCGCCCTACTATTACATTATACCTGTAGCGTGGGGTTGTgatccgcgctactactacttaacAGTAGCGCGGACCACTTACCCCTTGCCAGTGGTATTTGTCTACCTATAGGGTTTTTTCTAGTAGTGGCATATGGTTATTTAGTCCTAGAGATTAGGGAGTTAAGAGGAGTAGGTAATTTTTACCTCAGAAAATTAATTGTAGTTAAAATAGAGTTGCCGATCGGTTGGTCAACTATAGCCGCTCCGAGAGAATTACTCTTGTGTGGTTAAACTCGGTTCCACCTTGTATCGATGATTTGTGGCCTCTCGACTGTAGCACTATAACTTTCCAATAAACACCCCCTTTATCATGCAAAAAAAAGTATATATACTATTTTCCTCCAAAAGCAGGGCAGACCCTTCTCGGGCGTGTATATATTCCTTCCTTGATTCTTCCTCTTCCCTCTACAAGTTACTCCATTTCTTTCCTCCATCCTTTTGCTTTCGGCCACTCTCTGCACGTTGTTGGCTTGTGGGAGAGCTGGTGGCACTGTGGCAGTGACATCGTATTTATCTGAATTGCAGCCTTCTACCATCAAGCTCTCCTCCGATTCTTCCAGTTGCATGCACACAAAGTTTCCCAGATGTATCACTATCTGCGACTCTCTCTACTGCTGGTCACCACTCTCTCTGACGTAGCAATTGCTCAAAGATGGAGGGAGATCAGCGGCAGCAACCAATGGAGCGGCCTCCTAGACCCCCTCGACATCGACGTCCGGCGCGAGGTGATCCGCTACGGCGAGCTGGCGCAGGCGACGTCGGACGCCTTCATCACAGACCCCGCGTCGCCGTACGCCGGGGCTTGTCGCTACAGCCCGGCCTCGTTCTTCAACAAGGTTCAGGCGTCCGACCCGGGTGCGTACCGCGTCACAAGGTTCATCTACGCGACGTCGAGCGCCCGGCTGCCTGACGGGTTCATGGCGAGGCCGCTGCCGGCGGGCGCGTGGAGCACGGACTCCAACTGGATGGGGTACGTCGCGGTGGCCACGGACCGCggcgcggcggcgctcgggaggcgGGACATTGTGGTGGCGTGGCGCGCGACGAAGCGGGCGACGGAGTGGGCCAGCGACCTGGACTTCGCGCTGGTGCCGGCGGCCGGCATTGTCGGGCCGGGGCGCGGCTGGTCGCAGCCGTACGTGCACAGGGGGTTTCTGTCCGTGTACACGTCCAAGAACTCCACGTCAAGGTTCAACAGACGAAGCGCGCGCGAGCTGGTAAATTCCTTGCGACATTTCAGGTTAACAGTCTTAGATTAGTTCTATTTCGAGGAGTACTATTCTGAGGGTGTTATTAACAGTCTTAACTACTTCACTAATCTGCACTCTCCTAGAACTGGAATATTATACCCAATTAAAAAAAAGAATTGGAATATTATCGTCCCAACTGGACTAGGTCGATGATCTGCTGTAGGGCGTAAATCCACCGGCATAAACAGTTCCCCATAATTCTCCTAGACTTGGATTTTTTTTTTGTGCTGGCAGTCCCAACAAGTTCGCTGTTGTGCTGCTGCGCATAAACTCGTCCCCACTTCTGCATGGGGCTTGGGTCAAGACCGGGACATCTCGTCGTGTCATCCGAATATCAGACTGAAGTTGACAACAGCCAACGCTCCTCATTTAAGACCAGCGAAATTGCAGTGTGCAAGGCCAGCAGGTTTCACACTCGTTCTGCTGAATTCACGTACAACCCGACAACCTCTCTTTCTGAACATCACATGGTGTTGTTAATTGGGGTGGTTGTTGTTTTTCTCTAGAGTAGCAGAGTAGGAGAGGCACGGAATCTGTTTCGATTTTGGAACATCTGCATTTCATACTCTTAAACTAATATCTCCAAGGTGTTCACGGGTAGTGTGTGCGTGTATACTTTTGTAGGGATGAATGTATATGCGTGTTTACG from Triticum aestivum cultivar Chinese Spring chromosome 3B, IWGSC CS RefSeq v2.1, whole genome shotgun sequence includes these protein-coding regions:
- the LOC123065482 gene encoding phospholipase A1-II 3-like, whose protein sequence is MYHYLRLSLLLVTTLSDVAIAQRWREISGSNQWSGLLDPLDIDVRREVIRYGELAQATSDAFITDPASPYAGACRYSPASFFNKVQASDPGAYRVTRFIYATSSARLPDGFMARPLPAGAWSTDSNWMGYVAVATDRGAAALGRRDIVVAWRATKRATEWASDLDFALVPAAGIVGPGRGWSQPYVHRGFLSVYTSKNSTSRFNRRSARELVLTEVRGLLDTYKNEDCSISITGHSLGGALTTLNAIDLVANGFNVRGPSRSPVPVTAIHFGAPRVGDEQFKKAFHSMAGLSLLRVRNVPDIVPTILPPVIYADVGVELLVDTRKSPYLKEKAGPAQWHNLEGYLHGVAGTHGARDSAGFGMEVDRDLALINKEEDALRDEYPVPAMWWAENNKGMVKNATGHWVLHDHEEGNLAL